The Glycine soja cultivar W05 chromosome 8, ASM419377v2, whole genome shotgun sequence genome has a window encoding:
- the LOC114423631 gene encoding eukaryotic translation initiation factor 4G-like isoform X2, with protein MSFNQSKSDKSDAVYRKSGRPGSFNQQRGPSGGAYGKGGGGGAGPSPSLSSNRSFNKKSNNNAQGGQSRVNPTPVNSTESNSTYAARTVPNGSHVQPHIHGGSDAPITNATAKPSESLAAQRSTRTVPKAPTSQPPAMSSYPAAPTTPAKDASKAFPFQFGSISPGFMNGMAIPARTSSAPPNIDEQRREQARHDSFRPAPSMPTPPVPKQQAVKKDTSVADQSNTGETYTGTRAKKDTQVSPLPPASQMQKPSVISLSGMSMPMPYHQSQASVHFGGPNPQIQSQGMSSAPLQMPLPMPLPIGSAAQVQQQVFVPGLQPHPIHPQGIMHQGQSMGFNPQIGPQLPHQLGNMGIGISPQYPPQQGGKFAAPRKTTPVKITHPETHEELRLDKRTDAYSDGGSSGARPHSGMPSQSQPAQQFAASHPINYYPSSSYSTNPLFYPTPSSLPLTSSQITPNSQPPRFNYAVNHGPQNVSFVNSSSHSSLPVNKAGTSIPGNAEPPNPEFSWDVHNTFLSAPSGVTSVSIKPSGGSGVVDSSFSNSSTQKSGSPSSSLTSGDAFSSVPLKGSETTEISSQQSKVSSDSSALNSLPNLSAACTVKPTSASLLLPTSAVSEESVSVLPNNEGRKKESLSRSNSLKDNQKKIHKKGQSQHQVAVQSPSVANVPSQAVDGDIPVGEVSETVGTKTNHSAAVTSEDLSAAASDMLSATSESITSAVETKTNDSTQVSACASAEGPVTLVADNLNNHKNAEIDELLQQDKPLQPDILEMVRKTENLSLQGSKQSVSDGGTELKQPKQGAAKLSTEAVTLRTVQQGQGQDESTSCSAECDRTADDKGISISTTLDSKDVCLNRNDSVVSNEAVSSNSGTSDQQSADLLETTSKQCKDDSAENAGSGSVSLPASGTKDKPISESSKVKPTSKGKKKRKEILQKADAAGSTSDLYNAYKGPEEKKETVLSSEKTECGSTSENLEQLPTDTAQPDAVAEQSKQSKAELDDWEDAADMSTPKLEVSDETGQVSDGSAITAKKYSRDFLLKFAEQCTDLPGGFEITADIAEALMGANVSSHVIEHSSTGRIIDRSGGMSRRGSGVIEEDKWNKVSNAFHSGMRLDGVGGNAGFRPGQGGNFGVLRNPRTQTPLQYAGGILSGPMQSMVNQGGMQRNSPDGERWQRTNSFQQRGLIPSPSTPQTPLQMMHKAEKKYEVGKVTDEEQAKQRQLKGILNKLTPQNFEKLFDQVRAVNIDNVVTLNGVISQIFEKALMEPTFCEMYANFCFHLAAVLPDLSQDNEKITFKRLLLNKCQEEFERGEREQEEANKADEGEVKLSNEEREEKRTKARRRMLGNIRLIGELYKKKMLTERIMHECIKKLLGQYQDPDEEDIEALCKLMSTIGEMIDHPKAKEHMDAYFEMMRSLSNNMNLSSRLRFMLKDVIDLRKNKWQQRRKVEGPKKIEEVHRDASQERLAQASRLGRGPGNNPPRRIPMDFGPRGSSMLSPNAQMGGLRGLPTQVRGYGSQDARMEDRQTYEARTLSVPLPQRPLGDESITLGPMGGLARGMSIRGPPAVSSSTGLSNGYNNLSERTSYSSREDPASRYTPDRFAGSTAYDQSIVQDRNMNYGNRDLRNANRILDKPVVTSPPARTQGTAASLSISPERLQDMSMAAIREYYSARDVNEVVLCIKDLNSPGFHPSMVSLWVTDSFERKDNERDLLAQLLVKVVKSQDGPLGQAQLIKGFESVLSTLEDAVNDAPKAPEFLGRVFAKAITEHVVSLKEIGRLIHEGGEEPGSLLEAGLAADVLGSTLEVIKMEKGDAVLSEICTSSNLRLETFRPPEPLKSRKLEKFI; from the exons ATGTCCTTCAATCAATCAAAGTCCGATAAGAGCGACGCTGTGTACCGAAAATCCGGGCGACCCGGCAGCTTCAATCAGCAGCGCGGTCCCTCCGGCGGTGCGTACGGCAAGGGCGGCGGTGGCGGCGCCGGGCCTTCTCCGTCGCTCTCCTCTAACCGGAG TTTTAACAAGAAGTCTAATAATAATGCACAAGGTGGGCAATCTAGGGTAAACCCTACTCCGGTGAATTCGACTGAGTCTAATAGTACTTATGCAGCCCGGACTGTACCAAACGGTTCCCATGTACAGCCACATATTCATG GAGGATCTGATGCACCGATTACAAATGCAACTGCCAAGCCATCTGAATCGTTGGCTGCACAGAGGAGCACCAGAACTGTTCCAAAAGCTCCTACTTCTCAACCTCCCGCCATGAGTTCTTATCCAGCAGCTCCTACAACCCCAGCTAAGG ATGCATCTAAGGCATTCCCTTTCCAATTTGGATCTATTAGTCCTGGCTTTATGAATGGGATGGCA ATTCCTGCTCGCACAAGCTCAGCTCCTCCTAATATAGATGAGCAGAGGCGTGAGCAA GCTCGACATGATTCTTTTAGACCCGCACCCTCAATGCCAACACCTCCAGTTCCAAAGCAGCAGGCAGTGAAGAAGGATACAAGTGTTGCTGACCAATCTAACACTGGGGAGACTTATACTGGGACTAGGGCCAAAAAGGATACTCAAGTGTCACCATTACCCCCAGCAAGCCAGATGCAGAAGCCTTCTGTCATTTCTTTATCTGGAATGTCAATGCCAATGCCATATCACCAGTCACAGGCATCTGTACACTTTGGTGGTCCTAATCCACAGATTCAGTCTCAAGGTATGTCATCGGCACCTCTTCAGATGCCATTACCAATGCCTTTACCGATTGGAAGTGCTGCACAAGTGCAACAACAGGTTTTTGTTCCAGGCCTTCAACCTCATCCTATCCATCCTCAGGGAATCATGCATCAGGGCCAAAGCATGGGTTTCAATCCTCAAATTGGCCCTCAGTTGCCCCATCAGTTAGGCAACATGGGTATTGGAATTAGCCCACAATATCCACCACAGCAAGGAGGAAAATTTGCTGCTCCTCGTAAAACTACTCCTGTCAAGATAACTCACCCTGAGACACATGAAGAGCTAAGACTTGATAAAAGGACAGATGCATATTCAGATGGTGGGTCATCTGGTGCAAGGCCTCATTCTGGCATGCCTTCTCAATCTCAGCCTGCCCAGCAATTCGCAGCTTCCCATCCCATTAATTACTATCCATCCAGTTCCTACAGTACCAATCCTCTCTTTTATCCAACTCCCAGTTCTCTTCCATTAACAAGTAGCCAGATAACTCCTAACTCTCAGCCACCCAGATTTAATTATGCAGTGAACCATGGCCCGCAAAATGTTAGTTTTGTAAATTCATCATCTCATAGTTCCCTGCCTGTTAATAAAGCTGGCACTTCTATTCCTGGCAATGCTGAACCGCCTAATCCAGAATTTTCCTGGGATGTGCATAATACATTCTTGTCAGCTCCTTCAGGAGTAACTTCTGTGTCTATTAAGCCAAGTGGTGGATCTGGTGTTGTGGACTCATCATTTTCCAATTCCAGTACTCAAAAGAGTGGATCTCCTAGTTCTTCATTGACATCTGGTGATGCTTTCTCTTCTGTGCCACTAAAAGGGTCTGAAACAACTGAAATCTCTTCACAACAGTCTAAGGTGTCCAGTGATTCATCAGCTTTGAACTCATTGCCAAATCTGTCTGCTGCATGTACTGTGAAGCCTACATCAGCTTCCTTGTTACTTCCTACATCTGCTGTGAGTGAAGAGTCTGTTTCAGTTCTGCCTAATAATGAGGGCAGAAAGAAGGAATCTCTTAGTAGGTCAAATTCTTTGAAGGATAACCAGAAGAAAATACACAAGAAAGGCCAATCACAGCATCAG GTTGCTGTGCAATCTCCTTCTGTGGCTAATGTGCCTTCCCAAGCTGTTGATGGTGATATCCCTGTTGGTGAAGTTTCTGAAACTGTAGGAACTAAAACAAACCATTCTGCGGCAGTTACCAGTGAAGATCTCTCCGCTGCAGCTTCAGACATGTTATCAGCTACCAGTGAGAGCATAACTTCTGCTGTTGAAACGAAAACTAATGATTCTACACAAGTTTCTGCATGTGCTTCAGCTGAAGGACCCGTTACACTAGTGGCGGATAATTTGAACAATCATAAGAATGCTGAGATAGATGAATTGTTACAACAGGATAAACCGTTACAGCCAGATATTTTGGAAATGGTTCGTAAAACAGAAAATTTGTCTCTTCAAGGAAGTAAACAAAGTGTTAGTGATGGTGGAACAGAATTAAAACAACCCAAGCAAGGTGCTGCAAAGTTAAGCACTGAGGCTGTAACCTTGAGGACCGTGCAGCAAGGGCAAGGGCAGGACGAGTCTACCAGTTGTAGTGCAGAATGTGACAGGACGGCTGATGATAAGGGCATATCTATCTCTACCACTTTGGATTCCAAAGATGTTTGTTTAAATAGAAATGATAGTGTAGTTAGTAATGAAGCTGTTTCTTCAAATTCTGGCACATCAGATCAGCAGTCTGCTGATCTCCTAGAAACAACTTCAAAACAGTGCAAGGATGATAGTGCAGAGAATGCTGGCAGTGGTTCAGTGTCTCTTCCAGCATCAGGTACCAAGGACAAACCAATTTCAGAGTCTAGTAAGGTGAAACCTACATCAAAGGGGAAAAAGAAACGAAAAGAGATTCTTCAGAAGGCCGATGCTGCCGGGTCAACATCTGATCTTTATAATGCATACAAGGGAcctgaagaaaagaaagaaactgtTTTAAGTTCAGAGAAAACAGAATGTGGTTCCACTTCTGAAAATTTAGAGCAGTTGCCAACTGATACTGCTCAGCCAGATGCTGTAGCTGAGCAATCTAAGCAGAGTAAAGCTGAACTTGATGATTGGGAGGATGCTGCTGACATGTCTACACCAAAACTAGAAGTTTCTGATGAAACCGGACAGGTTAGTGATGGAAGTGCAATTACTGCCAAAAAGTACTCTCGAGATTTCCTTTTGAAATTTGCAGAGCAGTGCACTGATCTTCCTGGAGGGTTTGAAATCACGGCAGACATAGCTGAGGCTTTGATGGGTGCTAATGTTAGTTCTCATGTAATTGAACATTCTTCTACTGGAAGAATTATTGATAGGTCAGGTGGGATGTCTCGTCGTGGGAGTGGTGTTATTGAGGAAGACAAATGGAATAAAGTTTCTAATGCATTTCATTCCGGTATGCGATTGGATGGTGTTGGAGGTAATGCAGGATTTCGACCTGGCCAAGGAGGCAATTTTGGTGTTTTAAGGAATCCACGCACACAGACACCTCTGCAGTATGCTGGTGGGATTCTTTCTGGTCCAATGCAATCCATGGTAAATCAGGGAGGAATGCAAAGAAATAGCCCTGATGGAGAAAGGTGGCAGCGCACTAATAGCTTCCAGCAGAGGGGTTTAATTCCATCTCCGTCTACTCCTCAAACTCCTTTACAGATGATGCACAAAGCTGAAAAGAAATATGAGGTGGGTAAAGTGACAGATGAGGAACAGGCAAAGCAGAGGCAATTGAAGGGTATATTAAACAAGTTAACTCCTCAGAATTTTGAGAAGCTTTTTGATCAGGTTAGAGCAGTTAATATTGACAACGTGGTCACTCTCAATGGTGTCATCTCGCAAATCTTTGAGAAGGCCTTGATGGAGCCTACCTTCTGTGAAATGTATGCCAATTTCTGTTTTCATCTGGCAGCTGTGTTACCTGATCTCAGTCAAGATAATGAAAAGATAACTTTCAAGAGATTATTGTTAAACAAGTGCCAGGAAGAATTTGAGAGGGGGGAAAGAGAGCAAGAAGAAGCTAATAAGGCTGATGAGGGTGAGGTCAAGCTGTCTAATgaggaaagagaagagaaacgAACCAAGGCAAGAAGACGTATGTTGGGGAATATCAGATTGATTGGAGAACTATATAAGAAGAAAATGTTGACAGAAAGGATAATGCATGAATGCATCAAGAAGTTATTGGGTCAGTATCAGGATCCAGATGAAGAAGATATTGAAGCTTTGTGCAAGCTGATGAGTACTATTGGGGAGATGATTGACCATCCCAAAGCCAAGGAACATATGGATGCATATTTTGAAATGATGAGATCATTATCAAACAACATGAATTTATCTTCTAGGTTGAGGTTCATGTTGAAGGATGTCATTGATTTGAGAAAGAATAAATGGCAACAAAGAAGAAAGGTTGAAGGTCCGAAGAAGATTGAGGAGGTGCACAGAGATGCTTCTCAAGAGAGGCTGGCCCAAGCTAGTAGGCTGGGTCGTGGTCCAGGCAACAATCCACCTCGAAGAATCCCTATGGATTTTGGTCCAAGAGGATCATCAATGTTATCTCCTAATGCTCAGATGGGTGGACTGCGTGGATTGCCTACTCAAGTTCGCGGGTACGGTTCTCAGGATGCTCGCATGGAAGACAGGCAAACTTATGAGGCTAGGACATTGTCAGTTCCCTTGCCTCAAAGACCTTTGGGTGATGAATCAATAACCTTGGGACCAATGGGTGGCCTTGCCAGAGGAATGTCCATTAGAGGTCCACCTGCAGTTTCAAGTTCAACTGGTCTTAGTAATGGTTATAATAATTTGTCAGAGCGCACTTCATACAGCTCTAGGGAGGACCCTGCATCAAGATATACTCCAGATAGATTTGCTGGTTCGACTGCTTACGATCAATCTATTGTTCAAGATCGTAATATGAATTATGGTAACAGGGACTTGAGAAATGCAAATAGGATTCTTGATAAACCTGTTGTAACTTCACCTCCTGCCCGAACACAAGGGACAGCAGCCTCCCTGAGTATTTCTCCAGAGCGACTGCAGGACATGTCCATGGCAGCAATCAGAGAATACTATAG TGCTAGAGATGTGAATGAAGTTGTTCTATGCATCAAAGATCTGAACTCCCCAGGCTTTCATCCTTCCATGGTTTCTCTCTGGGTCACAGACTCATTTGAGAGAAAGGACAACGAGAGAGATCTTTTGGCCCAGCTGCTTGTCAAGGTTGTGAAATCTCAGGATGGACCCTTGGGTCAAGCCCAGCTCATCAAAGG GTTTGAATCTGTTCTCAGTACTTTGGAAGACGCGGTTAACGATGCCCCCAAAGCACCAGAGTTTCTTGGCCGTGTTTTTGCCAAAGCTATAACAGAGCATGTAGTCTCTTTGAAAGAGATTGGGCGGTTAATACATGAGGGTGGAGAGGAACCGGGGAGCCTCTTAGAAGCTGGACTTGCAGCTGATGTTCTTGGAAGCACATTGGAGgtaataaaaatggaaaagggTGATGCTGTTTTGAGTGAGATCTGCACGAGCTCCAACTTGCGGTTGGAGACCTTCCGGCCACCCGAACCTCTTAAATCAAGGAAGTTAGAGAAATTTATTTAG
- the LOC114423631 gene encoding eukaryotic translation initiation factor 4G-like isoform X1, with product MSFNQSKSDKSDAVYRKSGRPGSFNQQRGPSGGAYGKGGGGGAGPSPSLSSNRSFNKKSNNNAQGGQSRVNPTPVNSTESNSTYAARTVPNGSHVQPHIHGGSDAPITNATAKPSESLAAQRSTRTVPKAPTSQPPAMSSYPAAPTTPAKADASKAFPFQFGSISPGFMNGMAIPARTSSAPPNIDEQRREQARHDSFRPAPSMPTPPVPKQQAVKKDTSVADQSNTGETYTGTRAKKDTQVSPLPPASQMQKPSVISLSGMSMPMPYHQSQASVHFGGPNPQIQSQGMSSAPLQMPLPMPLPIGSAAQVQQQVFVPGLQPHPIHPQGIMHQGQSMGFNPQIGPQLPHQLGNMGIGISPQYPPQQGGKFAAPRKTTPVKITHPETHEELRLDKRTDAYSDGGSSGARPHSGMPSQSQPAQQFAASHPINYYPSSSYSTNPLFYPTPSSLPLTSSQITPNSQPPRFNYAVNHGPQNVSFVNSSSHSSLPVNKAGTSIPGNAEPPNPEFSWDVHNTFLSAPSGVTSVSIKPSGGSGVVDSSFSNSSTQKSGSPSSSLTSGDAFSSVPLKGSETTEISSQQSKVSSDSSALNSLPNLSAACTVKPTSASLLLPTSAVSEESVSVLPNNEGRKKESLSRSNSLKDNQKKIHKKGQSQHQVAVQSPSVANVPSQAVDGDIPVGEVSETVGTKTNHSAAVTSEDLSAAASDMLSATSESITSAVETKTNDSTQVSACASAEGPVTLVADNLNNHKNAEIDELLQQDKPLQPDILEMVRKTENLSLQGSKQSVSDGGTELKQPKQGAAKLSTEAVTLRTVQQGQGQDESTSCSAECDRTADDKGISISTTLDSKDVCLNRNDSVVSNEAVSSNSGTSDQQSADLLETTSKQCKDDSAENAGSGSVSLPASGTKDKPISESSKVKPTSKGKKKRKEILQKADAAGSTSDLYNAYKGPEEKKETVLSSEKTECGSTSENLEQLPTDTAQPDAVAEQSKQSKAELDDWEDAADMSTPKLEVSDETGQVSDGSAITAKKYSRDFLLKFAEQCTDLPGGFEITADIAEALMGANVSSHVIEHSSTGRIIDRSGGMSRRGSGVIEEDKWNKVSNAFHSGMRLDGVGGNAGFRPGQGGNFGVLRNPRTQTPLQYAGGILSGPMQSMVNQGGMQRNSPDGERWQRTNSFQQRGLIPSPSTPQTPLQMMHKAEKKYEVGKVTDEEQAKQRQLKGILNKLTPQNFEKLFDQVRAVNIDNVVTLNGVISQIFEKALMEPTFCEMYANFCFHLAAVLPDLSQDNEKITFKRLLLNKCQEEFERGEREQEEANKADEGEVKLSNEEREEKRTKARRRMLGNIRLIGELYKKKMLTERIMHECIKKLLGQYQDPDEEDIEALCKLMSTIGEMIDHPKAKEHMDAYFEMMRSLSNNMNLSSRLRFMLKDVIDLRKNKWQQRRKVEGPKKIEEVHRDASQERLAQASRLGRGPGNNPPRRIPMDFGPRGSSMLSPNAQMGGLRGLPTQVRGYGSQDARMEDRQTYEARTLSVPLPQRPLGDESITLGPMGGLARGMSIRGPPAVSSSTGLSNGYNNLSERTSYSSREDPASRYTPDRFAGSTAYDQSIVQDRNMNYGNRDLRNANRILDKPVVTSPPARTQGTAASLSISPERLQDMSMAAIREYYSARDVNEVVLCIKDLNSPGFHPSMVSLWVTDSFERKDNERDLLAQLLVKVVKSQDGPLGQAQLIKGFESVLSTLEDAVNDAPKAPEFLGRVFAKAITEHVVSLKEIGRLIHEGGEEPGSLLEAGLAADVLGSTLEVIKMEKGDAVLSEICTSSNLRLETFRPPEPLKSRKLEKFI from the exons ATGTCCTTCAATCAATCAAAGTCCGATAAGAGCGACGCTGTGTACCGAAAATCCGGGCGACCCGGCAGCTTCAATCAGCAGCGCGGTCCCTCCGGCGGTGCGTACGGCAAGGGCGGCGGTGGCGGCGCCGGGCCTTCTCCGTCGCTCTCCTCTAACCGGAG TTTTAACAAGAAGTCTAATAATAATGCACAAGGTGGGCAATCTAGGGTAAACCCTACTCCGGTGAATTCGACTGAGTCTAATAGTACTTATGCAGCCCGGACTGTACCAAACGGTTCCCATGTACAGCCACATATTCATG GAGGATCTGATGCACCGATTACAAATGCAACTGCCAAGCCATCTGAATCGTTGGCTGCACAGAGGAGCACCAGAACTGTTCCAAAAGCTCCTACTTCTCAACCTCCCGCCATGAGTTCTTATCCAGCAGCTCCTACAACCCCAGCTAAGG CAGATGCATCTAAGGCATTCCCTTTCCAATTTGGATCTATTAGTCCTGGCTTTATGAATGGGATGGCA ATTCCTGCTCGCACAAGCTCAGCTCCTCCTAATATAGATGAGCAGAGGCGTGAGCAA GCTCGACATGATTCTTTTAGACCCGCACCCTCAATGCCAACACCTCCAGTTCCAAAGCAGCAGGCAGTGAAGAAGGATACAAGTGTTGCTGACCAATCTAACACTGGGGAGACTTATACTGGGACTAGGGCCAAAAAGGATACTCAAGTGTCACCATTACCCCCAGCAAGCCAGATGCAGAAGCCTTCTGTCATTTCTTTATCTGGAATGTCAATGCCAATGCCATATCACCAGTCACAGGCATCTGTACACTTTGGTGGTCCTAATCCACAGATTCAGTCTCAAGGTATGTCATCGGCACCTCTTCAGATGCCATTACCAATGCCTTTACCGATTGGAAGTGCTGCACAAGTGCAACAACAGGTTTTTGTTCCAGGCCTTCAACCTCATCCTATCCATCCTCAGGGAATCATGCATCAGGGCCAAAGCATGGGTTTCAATCCTCAAATTGGCCCTCAGTTGCCCCATCAGTTAGGCAACATGGGTATTGGAATTAGCCCACAATATCCACCACAGCAAGGAGGAAAATTTGCTGCTCCTCGTAAAACTACTCCTGTCAAGATAACTCACCCTGAGACACATGAAGAGCTAAGACTTGATAAAAGGACAGATGCATATTCAGATGGTGGGTCATCTGGTGCAAGGCCTCATTCTGGCATGCCTTCTCAATCTCAGCCTGCCCAGCAATTCGCAGCTTCCCATCCCATTAATTACTATCCATCCAGTTCCTACAGTACCAATCCTCTCTTTTATCCAACTCCCAGTTCTCTTCCATTAACAAGTAGCCAGATAACTCCTAACTCTCAGCCACCCAGATTTAATTATGCAGTGAACCATGGCCCGCAAAATGTTAGTTTTGTAAATTCATCATCTCATAGTTCCCTGCCTGTTAATAAAGCTGGCACTTCTATTCCTGGCAATGCTGAACCGCCTAATCCAGAATTTTCCTGGGATGTGCATAATACATTCTTGTCAGCTCCTTCAGGAGTAACTTCTGTGTCTATTAAGCCAAGTGGTGGATCTGGTGTTGTGGACTCATCATTTTCCAATTCCAGTACTCAAAAGAGTGGATCTCCTAGTTCTTCATTGACATCTGGTGATGCTTTCTCTTCTGTGCCACTAAAAGGGTCTGAAACAACTGAAATCTCTTCACAACAGTCTAAGGTGTCCAGTGATTCATCAGCTTTGAACTCATTGCCAAATCTGTCTGCTGCATGTACTGTGAAGCCTACATCAGCTTCCTTGTTACTTCCTACATCTGCTGTGAGTGAAGAGTCTGTTTCAGTTCTGCCTAATAATGAGGGCAGAAAGAAGGAATCTCTTAGTAGGTCAAATTCTTTGAAGGATAACCAGAAGAAAATACACAAGAAAGGCCAATCACAGCATCAG GTTGCTGTGCAATCTCCTTCTGTGGCTAATGTGCCTTCCCAAGCTGTTGATGGTGATATCCCTGTTGGTGAAGTTTCTGAAACTGTAGGAACTAAAACAAACCATTCTGCGGCAGTTACCAGTGAAGATCTCTCCGCTGCAGCTTCAGACATGTTATCAGCTACCAGTGAGAGCATAACTTCTGCTGTTGAAACGAAAACTAATGATTCTACACAAGTTTCTGCATGTGCTTCAGCTGAAGGACCCGTTACACTAGTGGCGGATAATTTGAACAATCATAAGAATGCTGAGATAGATGAATTGTTACAACAGGATAAACCGTTACAGCCAGATATTTTGGAAATGGTTCGTAAAACAGAAAATTTGTCTCTTCAAGGAAGTAAACAAAGTGTTAGTGATGGTGGAACAGAATTAAAACAACCCAAGCAAGGTGCTGCAAAGTTAAGCACTGAGGCTGTAACCTTGAGGACCGTGCAGCAAGGGCAAGGGCAGGACGAGTCTACCAGTTGTAGTGCAGAATGTGACAGGACGGCTGATGATAAGGGCATATCTATCTCTACCACTTTGGATTCCAAAGATGTTTGTTTAAATAGAAATGATAGTGTAGTTAGTAATGAAGCTGTTTCTTCAAATTCTGGCACATCAGATCAGCAGTCTGCTGATCTCCTAGAAACAACTTCAAAACAGTGCAAGGATGATAGTGCAGAGAATGCTGGCAGTGGTTCAGTGTCTCTTCCAGCATCAGGTACCAAGGACAAACCAATTTCAGAGTCTAGTAAGGTGAAACCTACATCAAAGGGGAAAAAGAAACGAAAAGAGATTCTTCAGAAGGCCGATGCTGCCGGGTCAACATCTGATCTTTATAATGCATACAAGGGAcctgaagaaaagaaagaaactgtTTTAAGTTCAGAGAAAACAGAATGTGGTTCCACTTCTGAAAATTTAGAGCAGTTGCCAACTGATACTGCTCAGCCAGATGCTGTAGCTGAGCAATCTAAGCAGAGTAAAGCTGAACTTGATGATTGGGAGGATGCTGCTGACATGTCTACACCAAAACTAGAAGTTTCTGATGAAACCGGACAGGTTAGTGATGGAAGTGCAATTACTGCCAAAAAGTACTCTCGAGATTTCCTTTTGAAATTTGCAGAGCAGTGCACTGATCTTCCTGGAGGGTTTGAAATCACGGCAGACATAGCTGAGGCTTTGATGGGTGCTAATGTTAGTTCTCATGTAATTGAACATTCTTCTACTGGAAGAATTATTGATAGGTCAGGTGGGATGTCTCGTCGTGGGAGTGGTGTTATTGAGGAAGACAAATGGAATAAAGTTTCTAATGCATTTCATTCCGGTATGCGATTGGATGGTGTTGGAGGTAATGCAGGATTTCGACCTGGCCAAGGAGGCAATTTTGGTGTTTTAAGGAATCCACGCACACAGACACCTCTGCAGTATGCTGGTGGGATTCTTTCTGGTCCAATGCAATCCATGGTAAATCAGGGAGGAATGCAAAGAAATAGCCCTGATGGAGAAAGGTGGCAGCGCACTAATAGCTTCCAGCAGAGGGGTTTAATTCCATCTCCGTCTACTCCTCAAACTCCTTTACAGATGATGCACAAAGCTGAAAAGAAATATGAGGTGGGTAAAGTGACAGATGAGGAACAGGCAAAGCAGAGGCAATTGAAGGGTATATTAAACAAGTTAACTCCTCAGAATTTTGAGAAGCTTTTTGATCAGGTTAGAGCAGTTAATATTGACAACGTGGTCACTCTCAATGGTGTCATCTCGCAAATCTTTGAGAAGGCCTTGATGGAGCCTACCTTCTGTGAAATGTATGCCAATTTCTGTTTTCATCTGGCAGCTGTGTTACCTGATCTCAGTCAAGATAATGAAAAGATAACTTTCAAGAGATTATTGTTAAACAAGTGCCAGGAAGAATTTGAGAGGGGGGAAAGAGAGCAAGAAGAAGCTAATAAGGCTGATGAGGGTGAGGTCAAGCTGTCTAATgaggaaagagaagagaaacgAACCAAGGCAAGAAGACGTATGTTGGGGAATATCAGATTGATTGGAGAACTATATAAGAAGAAAATGTTGACAGAAAGGATAATGCATGAATGCATCAAGAAGTTATTGGGTCAGTATCAGGATCCAGATGAAGAAGATATTGAAGCTTTGTGCAAGCTGATGAGTACTATTGGGGAGATGATTGACCATCCCAAAGCCAAGGAACATATGGATGCATATTTTGAAATGATGAGATCATTATCAAACAACATGAATTTATCTTCTAGGTTGAGGTTCATGTTGAAGGATGTCATTGATTTGAGAAAGAATAAATGGCAACAAAGAAGAAAGGTTGAAGGTCCGAAGAAGATTGAGGAGGTGCACAGAGATGCTTCTCAAGAGAGGCTGGCCCAAGCTAGTAGGCTGGGTCGTGGTCCAGGCAACAATCCACCTCGAAGAATCCCTATGGATTTTGGTCCAAGAGGATCATCAATGTTATCTCCTAATGCTCAGATGGGTGGACTGCGTGGATTGCCTACTCAAGTTCGCGGGTACGGTTCTCAGGATGCTCGCATGGAAGACAGGCAAACTTATGAGGCTAGGACATTGTCAGTTCCCTTGCCTCAAAGACCTTTGGGTGATGAATCAATAACCTTGGGACCAATGGGTGGCCTTGCCAGAGGAATGTCCATTAGAGGTCCACCTGCAGTTTCAAGTTCAACTGGTCTTAGTAATGGTTATAATAATTTGTCAGAGCGCACTTCATACAGCTCTAGGGAGGACCCTGCATCAAGATATACTCCAGATAGATTTGCTGGTTCGACTGCTTACGATCAATCTATTGTTCAAGATCGTAATATGAATTATGGTAACAGGGACTTGAGAAATGCAAATAGGATTCTTGATAAACCTGTTGTAACTTCACCTCCTGCCCGAACACAAGGGACAGCAGCCTCCCTGAGTATTTCTCCAGAGCGACTGCAGGACATGTCCATGGCAGCAATCAGAGAATACTATAG TGCTAGAGATGTGAATGAAGTTGTTCTATGCATCAAAGATCTGAACTCCCCAGGCTTTCATCCTTCCATGGTTTCTCTCTGGGTCACAGACTCATTTGAGAGAAAGGACAACGAGAGAGATCTTTTGGCCCAGCTGCTTGTCAAGGTTGTGAAATCTCAGGATGGACCCTTGGGTCAAGCCCAGCTCATCAAAGG GTTTGAATCTGTTCTCAGTACTTTGGAAGACGCGGTTAACGATGCCCCCAAAGCACCAGAGTTTCTTGGCCGTGTTTTTGCCAAAGCTATAACAGAGCATGTAGTCTCTTTGAAAGAGATTGGGCGGTTAATACATGAGGGTGGAGAGGAACCGGGGAGCCTCTTAGAAGCTGGACTTGCAGCTGATGTTCTTGGAAGCACATTGGAGgtaataaaaatggaaaagggTGATGCTGTTTTGAGTGAGATCTGCACGAGCTCCAACTTGCGGTTGGAGACCTTCCGGCCACCCGAACCTCTTAAATCAAGGAAGTTAGAGAAATTTATTTAG